GTAAAGAGTCCTCAATTTCGTCTATAAGCAATAAGTTAGAAGCAACAAGACCAAACTTTATCATCTCTCTTTTAAGAATACCCCTACCCATAACATAAGCTGGCAAAGAATCATAATACAATTTAAATTGTCCATACTCATCTTGTAATATTTCGAACTTAGATTTAATCTCCTTGTTTTTCCTTTTTGCAATACTGAAAATCCTTTCAGGATTACCACTATTATCAAAGAAAGTTGAAATATATATCGGCGAATACCCTTTATTCACCCTCTTATGGATTCTTACCAAAGGTAATAATACTGGACCAGACAGTCCCTCCATACTTAATGACGCTGTTTTCACATTTATTTCTGCGACTTTATCATCATTTACGTGTACCTCCAAATTATACGGATCCTTCCTCTTAAAAGTAACTTTACTATCATCAAGGGTTACTACACTATCTAAAATTGACAGAAAGGCTGAAAGTTCATCGCCCCTACTACTCATCGCATATGTAAATGATGTAATAATGTCACTATCATTCATATCCGATTGGAAAAGAGCTGATAAAAATATCGCTTCAAGAAAGGAAGTTTTCCAGTACCATTTTCACCAACTACAATGTTAACCCTTTTAAGCTTAGTACTCACATTAAGTCCTCTGAATCCTTGAATCTCTACATTTCCTATTATCATAATTGTAAATTCTACATTTAAATTTAAAAGATTATACGAATAACACCTCTTTAAGAATTCTTAAACCTCGCGTTAATAAAGAAGATGAAGCTTCATCGCAAAAAGTTCTTATCTATAAATACATATAACATAGAGGAGTGGAATGATTTTCTATTTTAACACTCGTAGATTTCGTTTATCTAAAGTAATCACTAGTTATTAAGCTTAAGACAAATAGCTCTTACCATCGCTAGTCAAAGCTTATTTAGGTATTAATTAGATTCTGTATTTATGAATGAGTATATTGCAAAATACATTATATCAAATAATCGCAAGAGGACTGGAGAGATAAATATAAAGTATACTGCTAATGATGACATGAGATATTAAAATCGCAAAATCTGTCTTTGATAAATTTTGCGAAGAAGATGTTGATAAGAGAATTTACTTCTTATTTTCATAAACGTATTTAGCAATAAGTTCCTCTATACTGAGATTTGACAATCTTGAAATCCTTTCATAAGAATAAATAAGTATATCTCCACTAGATTGGAATCTTGAACCTCTTATTTGGCCTTGCGTAACTTTACCAGCTACCGCAATTTTAATACACTTTAAATTTCAGACGAAAGATTATTTACGGTCTGTTCAATTTGCTCAAACGCCTTCATACCCTTACTGGATTGAAGATCAATAGTAGCTTTTTTCTCTACAATATATACCTTAACATTTCTACAGTTTTCTATGTAGAAGCACACGCTATCAGCTTTCTTTCCTTCATCGCATACTAAATCATAATCAATACATGAAAATCTATTCAATTCATTCACCGTATATTTCCTTCACTTGTTGTCTAATTGCATCGGAGATTGTCGGAATTTCTTCAACGTCTCCCTTTTCAGTGTATTTAATCTCTTCTATTTTCCCTTCGTTTAGTAAGTATATCTTTAACGTTTTGCCTTTAAGCCTTTTAACGTAGTTGACAGCTATTTGAATCGTAAATATATCACTGTGAGTAGTTAGGAAAAACTTCTTCCCACTCATCACAAGGTCGCTTAAATAATTAGCAATGTCAATTTGTGCTCCTGCATGGAGATTAAGTTCAGGCTCCTCAATTATCATGAACTCCCCTAAATAGGCCATAAGATGTATGGGAATTAACTGGGAGTAACCCGATGAAAGAAGAGACAAAGGAACCTCCTCACCTCTATCAAAAACTTCTATTAGTATAGGCTTACCCACTTTATACATAAAGTTTATTTTTCCCATACTTACATTCAATTCCCGTTTTTCAGATAAGTCCATTAAGTTAATTACTGAAAGCAAGGAGTCTATGAACTCTTTTATAATAGGTTTGTTCAAGTTTCTTTGTTGAGATAAATAACTGAATAGATTAGACAACACTACGTTTCTCTCTGTAGGTAAAATTACAGTTGAATGATAGACCTCAAAAAATAATCTCAGCAGTACGTCAGCTATTCTCCACGTTAGATTACGGTCTAAATCTGTTTTTGACCTCTTTTTTGTCTCTTCATCGTAAAAAGGCAGAGCACTTCCGTAGTATACTTTTAGTCCTTTTATCTTGTCATTTCTATCAACTCCAATACTAATAGAACCGTGAGGAGAGTCAGTTCTTTCTATCAGATTTACAGATATTTGCCTATTAACTTTCATTTCAACTTGAAATTTGTCAGTAATAGTTACGTAAAGGGTACCGAGAGAGTTTGTAAGTTCAATTCTTGACTCTTTGGCTCCGAATGAAATTAATTTCTTTACATTAACTCCAAACACTTCTTCTAGCCTTCTCTTGATACTGTTTGATAGAACCTCATTTATTACGTCAATGTAAGAACCTATTTCAAACTCCTTGCTATTTGAATCTATTACTTTGGAACCTACATCATCTATATTAACTCCACTACTAAATAGAGAATATAAAAGATAAGAGAGAAATGACTTTCCAGATGCATTAGGGCCTATAACTATGGTAGTATCCCCTAACTCAAATTCAGCATTCTGTATAGGTCCAAAATTCTCAACTTTTATTCTCATTATGTTACTAGTAAGAATTTGATAAATAAAGTATTATGCTTTCATCTTATAGTCAACACTTCCTCTCCATTGTAGCTCAAAATAATATTTCTAACCTCTAACCCTCTGATCATGGGTGAAAGAAATACTCACAAAACTGCTTTATTAGCAGCATCTAGTAATAACATAAATACTTCCTCTTTCTAATAAGTATAAACTAGTAATCACTATATCACTTCGTCTATAGATGCAACACAGATATATAAATTCTAAGATAACAAACATCATTCTATTGATGAAGACTCTTCATAGTCTTTCTCATGATAGTTTTAACTTAAGATACTAAAAGTGGACTAGATAATAGAAGTAACGATTATATATTTTGTAGTATAAATACCGTTTTCCCTTTGGATCAGTAATTGATACCAGTTTTTATTAGCTTTGGGGAGATAACCCGATGACGGAATATAATAGCTGTTAGAGTGTAGTTGGGTCAGAAACCTCATATAATTATCCTTTATAAGGGTGAAAATATACAAGTAGTATAGGGAAATTTAAAATGGTAGTATCGCATAATTTGACTGAAGAGCAGAAAAAGATCCTAGAAAGGATGCAAAACAGAATAAACTATATTATAAAAGCCCATAAGGAATATTTAGATGCGTTAGCAGAATTTGATAGAACTGGAATATTGAAAATTCATGGAAAAGTCCTTTATGTAAGGAAGTATAAAAATGGACAAGAGAACGAAGATAAATAAATTAACCTTCAATAATCTGCCGTATAGTTTCTCTTATTTTGTTTATTGCATACTCGTCTTCTTCCGGCGGATTATCGGCTACTTCAGCTAAGGTCTTTATCAATTCTTCTTCTAAATCTTGAGGAATTTCCTTGTCAAATAATTCATATAAGATGTCTAACAATAATACGAAGGCCGTTCTCTTATTCGCATCAACGAACGGATGGGAAGTTATTAAACGATATGTTAACACTGCTAAACTCCTACTAATATCATGATAAAGACTAAGGTTCTCAATTGCAGAATATATTGTAATACCTATAGTATCTAAGTTGACTATACCACGTTCTGTATTAGGATCATTTCTGGTTATACTATCGTGGATTTGTATTATAGTTGGTACTCTATCGCTTTCTCTACTTCTCCATTTTTCGAATTCGTTTAATAATCCTTCCAAGATTTGCATTAACTTGTTCTCCATGACATTTTCAACCCTAAGTGTTAACTACTATTAAACTACATAGCTTGTTCTTATACTTAAGACTACTAGTTATAAAGTTCTTTATTCGTTTATAACACTTAGCTAAGTCTATTTCTTGTAAATGTTTCCTAAAATTATGATGAATGATTTCTAATAGTTTGTTTAAGTCAGTATGGGAATCTCTTTTTTCTGAGACTAATAACATTAGCCAAAATTGAGCAAAACCAGTACCATTCAAATAAAACCATATATATTTTATAATATCGAATATAATTAAATATATTTTTATTAAGAGAGCAAAGAATATCGAATTAATTTCACGTTGCTAAAAAGGGGTACATAGAGTCAACTGAGATTTGCAAAAACAACTCCTCAACTTGAGGTAAACCTTGTGCAACAATTTCCTATATAGGAAGTTTCATATCGTTAGTTTAGGTGTGGTTATGAGAATGATAGGGATGTTATTGCCGTAGTTAATCTTAACAGAAAGGGGTCTCGGACCCTCTCGTCTGCCCCTCAAATGGGGGATGTAGTCCCTAACAGATGAGGGGAATAACCGCCCTTAGGGCGGTGAAGAAGTCAGCTTCATAAACTACATCCCAAAACTGTTTTTCTGGTAGGACAATATTATCACTCTATTTCTCTAACTAGAGCTTTATTGCTTCATTAATTGCCTCCTCGACTTAGATTCCTTCTAAAGAAGCTTTAGCTTTTAACCTCTCATATAACCTTTCATCAATTTTTTATAAGAACCTCATAAACTAGCCTACTTTGGTTAATTTAAAAGGTTAATCGATTCGAGTAAAGATAGTACTGCGTTTGATATAAATTAAATAAATAATCTTTTCTTTCTTTACAACTATATTAAATTAAGGCATTATTGAATGTTAAAAATTCTAGAGAAATATAAATAGTTAAACGATAACGAGATGTGGTTATGAGTGTAAGCGTAAAGCGATTACTTTAGATAAACTATAATATCTCGCTGAATAAATTTAAGTTGTGATAAGGGAGTTATCAATCCAGAACTTTAAGAGTCTTGAAAATGTTAAAATTGAACTAGGCAAAATTAATGTGCTAGTTGGCCCTAACGGCTCTGGAAAGACCGCTATAATAGAATCATTACTCTTAATCAGAAATCTGGTTTCAAAAATTTTGGGGATGTCCCCTTTCGGACTATGGTGGGGCTATGATAATGTTGTATTTAGTAAGGACTTGGGGAGAAACATAGTGATTGAGATTAACTCTGACGAGTTTTATTACCTTCTTGAGGTGCATAGAGAGAGGTTTGTCAAAGAGATATTAATGATGAAGGATTTAAACCTTGAAAGGAGTGAAGATAAGGTAATAATTAACAATGAGGAATATAAGGGACTTAATGAAGAATATAGTGCGTTAAATCTCGTTAACTTAGCCAGACTGCCCAGAGATAAAGTAATGGTGTTAAACTCAGTATATAATTTTTTGACTGGTATAATGGTTTTACGTGTAGATCCCTATGAAGCAATTTCACCAATTCACGCTTCTGAGATTACAGCAATTGATATTAATGGAAGGGGTATGGTAAAGGTTCTACATAACCTATACTCTGAAGGTAATCTCCCAGGCTATATTGATGAATTCCTTAAAGAGGAGGGATACTCAATTTCATTTAAACTATCTGATGAGGGAAACGTTATACTATATGTTAACGATCACGGTGTTATAGTACCTCCTCCATCAGTTCCTAGTGGGCTTATAAAAATGCTTACCATAATGACTGCATTAGCACTCAAACCTAAAATTCTAGCCATAGATGAAGTCGAGAATTCACTTCACCTAAAGTATATTGAGAGACTTCTCGATGTTTTTGATTATTTCTCTAATGACACACAAATAATACTTTCAACACACTCACCAGCAGTCATCGACTTGGTTAAACCTTCATATTTAGTATTAGTATCAAAAGAAGGTTTGTCTACTAAAGTTAGGAGAGTTAATAAAAAAGATGAGGAGTTAAAGGAATTTCTAGTTAAGAATGGAATTACCTTAAGTGATGCATATTTTTACGGTGCAATTTAGATGAAGGTGTGTATTGTTTCTGAGGATACTTACGGTTACATTTTTTTGAGGAAAATAATATACAAGTTGAAACACTACTGTAAAGCGTCTGACCTCGAAGTATATAATACGGGGAGTTCTTATAATACATATAGGGGAAGTCATTATGATAAACTTGTCAAGATAGTTAGGGTATTATGTACTTTATGTGATATAATAATTATAACAAAGGACGCTGATGGAAGGAACGTAATGAGGAGGAGAATAAGCTCAAAAATCTAATAAATAATTGTGAAAAAGTAAAATTCCTTATTTTTAACTATCAGATAGAGGACTGGATAGTATATAGTTTGACAAGACGTCTTGATCCTAATCCAGCTGAGTATTTAAAGACACACTATCAGTATGAAAAATATAAGCTGGATGAGTATGCTGACAAACTTGAATTCGAGATTTTAAAGAACCTAGATAGCTTCTACAAATTCATACAATATATAAAGCTTGAAAAGTGCTTTAGCTGACAAAACGCGGGGCAAGCCTCGCCTTTTAAGGCGGGGTAAAGTTTTTAATCTTAGCTTAAAACTATTAATAAAGTGCGGGGAAGCCCACAAAGGTGGGCATACTGAAGATATGTGTCCCCGCACAGAACTACATATCCCCGAGTCCCCAAGAGCCAAGAGCAGAGGGCAACTCTTGGTGAGGGATAGGGGTAATGGGCTGAAGACCCAGCCTGTGGTCTACCGCTGGACGAACGGAGCGGGGTGGGTGCTTTACGCACCCACTAGCTATGAAGTTGTGAGGATGAAGGTGGTAAACCACAAACCTATGAACCGCCCTAAGGGAACCCTCGCCCTTTAGGGCGGGGAAGAGGTCAGCATTATCGTTTTCCCTTACTATGCTCTTTCTACTCTAACCACTAACTTCCTATAACCGTTAAGAACTTCATTATCAATCTTCTCCTTTTTAACAATCTCCTTAACTCTAAACTTTTTAGCAAATTCCTCTAAAGCTATCCTAGCCTCTAATCTCGCTAGAGGTGCTCCTAAACATAAATGTATTCCAGAACCGAAACTCAAATGAGGATTAGGAGTCCTATCCGGGATAAACGAGTCTGGGTCTTTAAACACTTCCTCATCCCTATTAGCAGAGGCTATCCAAACCCTTACCAATTCTCCCTCATCTATCACTTGGTCACGTATCTTTACCTTTTCTTTTGTAACCCTTATTGTCCTCATAACTGGTGGAGAAAACCTTAATGCCTCTTCAACTGCCTTTAAAGCACCTTTTTCCCTCACATAATCCCAGCTATTATATAAGGTAAAGTCTTCGATTGCATTTCCTATCAAATTAGTAGTTGTTTCATTACCCGCAATCATTAAAAGGATAAAATACCCTTCCTTCTCCAGTTCCGATAAGTTTGAATTAGCAATTTTCCCAGTTAAATCAACTATTTCTTTACCTTTTCTCGAATCCAACTCTTTCTTGGAGAAGGATATTAATTCTAGATATTTTCTTCCGATAGAAAATATCTCGTCAGCTCTACCTAATCTTAACGCTACCAAATCTGACCAGTCCTTGACTTTTTTAACATCTGGGTTTATCCCTAACATTTTAGAAATAACTAGAATTGGTAACGGAATCGCAAAAGATTCTATAACATCAAACTCTTCATCCAACTCAGACAGTAGCTTTACCGTAACTTCTCTCACGAAATCTACTGGGAGATTTGAGGGGTTAAAAGCATCTGCAGTTAAGTTCCTTAACTCATCATGAAGAGGAGGATCAGAAGTTAACATAGTGTACCTAGTGGGAATATCAAAGAAAACTTTCCCACTCCTCAACATCTCAAGCTTATCGTTATAACCAGTTAAATTGGATGAAAACCTCTTATGATCGTTAAGCACCATTTTACAATCTTCATATTTGAATAAATTCCACACTTTACCGTCGTAGTAGACTGGGCTTTCTTTCCTCATTTGTTTAAACCAATCATACATAATAATAATTGTGTGTTTATCCTAATAAATTTTAGATATATCTAAATGTTTAAATAGCTGAGAGGGATATAGTACTTGTGACCTATTCAATAGTTATATATGACCCGGAGGAAAAGGCATGGGGTGTAGGAGTAGCGAGTAAGTTTTTAGCTGTGGGTGCTTTCGTACCTTGGTTAAAACCAAATGTAGGGGCAATAGCTACGCAAGCGTTAGCTAATTTGGAATACGGAAAGAAAGGGTTAGAACTATTAGAGAAGTACTCAGCTGAAGAGGTATTAAGAAAACTGACAAGTGAAGATCCTTTAAGAGAAAAAAGGCAATTAGGCATTGTTGACTCTAAAGGGAATAGTTCAGCATTCACCGGGAAAGAGTGTTATCCTTATGCGGCTCATATCGTTGGTAATAACTTCACCGTTCAAGGGAATATTTTAGCTGGAGAAGAGGTTCTTGAAGCAATGGCTAAGGAAGCTGAAGGAAAGGGTAAAATTTATGAGAAAATACTTAGAGCATTAAAGGCTGGAGAAAGCAAAGGTGGTGATAGAAGAGGTAAACAGAGTGCTGCAATAGTAATTGTGAGGAAGGAGGAAAAGAGTAATAAAGAATTTGACCCCTTCTCTGTAGGGAAATATTTAGATATAAGAGTTGATGACAGCCCAGATCCTCTTAAAGAGTTAGAGAGATTATTGAACCTTTGGGCTGCGACTTTCTTTGATGAGGAGTTTGTAAATGTTGAAGATTATAAAGAAGAAATTGAGAAGGCGTTAAAGAGATTAGGGTTTAAATCCCTTAGAGAATGGGTTGAGTTGAATAACTTTGAAGGAAAATATACCGGAGATAAAATTGGTAAAAGTGTGCTAAAGATTTTGTTGGGTGAGGGATAATTGGCGGAAACTTTGTATCAATAAGGAGAGCAAATGTTAGATAAATTTTGATTAATGAGTAGAAGTATATTGTATGTGATGTATTAAATTTTGCTAATTAATGAGTATGGATATCTAGTAGTTATTATACAAGATTTAATGAATTATCTTTCACCGAATAGAACCAATCTTGAAGTAAAACCTATATTAAAACATTCCATTAACGGTATTTGTAAGCTCCTTGTCCTTAAAATAGGCATGAAGTGATTTAAATTATAGAGTCTAGTTACTTTAAATATTTCTTCTTTAGTAGTAATTTATGTGAACAAAAGAGATATACAACTACTGCAGAAAGTAGGACATTACTATTTACAATATAAAGGGATATTAGACGTCGAAAAGCTCCTTCTTACTCTTGAGGGTACACAAGAAATACAAATAGGTGATTATACTCTCTCCTATATCTACTATTATATGATGTATCTAATTACGAAAGATGCAGTGAGGGCTGCAGAGAAGGCAAGACAGAGCAGACTCACATATAGGGAATTTGCTGTAGAATATTCTGAAGATCTTTATGGTGAACTGCATGTAGATCTTACTATTCCCGTATATTCTACAGGTTTAGTAGCATATCACACTTTTACTGAAGGTTATAATGCCCCAGAATATGCAGTATTAGGCTACCTACTTAGGAAAATATATTCTACTATTAAAGAAAAGAAGGAGAAGATAACAATTTCGCCTCCTCCTTTAAGGTTCTTCAACTTCATTGAGAATTTTAATAAGGAATTTTCGAAGCTAGAAGAAGTTAAAGAAGAGTTTCCTGAAGGTTATTTTAAACCCCCGTCTTATACAGATCCAGACTGGCTCATTATGGCTTATAAATCGTACTTCCTTGCTGAGAAACTCGAGAAGATTAAGGTAGGACTGAAGAAAAGAGGAGAGGAAATTAATAAGGATCTAATAAAATTCATTATGTGGAAACTTTACGAACTGTACACTTTTTATCTTGTTGCTAAATACCTTGAGTCTAAAGGGTATGAGATAAAGAAAGAAGGAGATGAATATGTAGCAATAAAAGGAGATAAGGTGCTTAGACTTATGTTTAACGCTCCGTTACCGTACTCCTCATTAATTAAAGTAGACGATGAGATAAGTGCAGATAAATACAGAGGAAGGCCCGATATTACTGTAGTACAAGGAAAACCCATAATTTTTGAATGTAAATACTCCACTAGGGTAAGCTATATTACTATGGGCAGGTTTAAAATTATGGCATATACTTATGAATATGATCCGCTGACTGCAATTTTAGTATATCCTGGTTTAGAAGAAGGAGGGAATGATGTAGATAGTGAAGATGGTGCAACGAGAAGATTAGATCGTATAGCTAAAAGTAAAGACGGGTTGTTAGACTTCGAGTATAATAATCACGTTCTGTACATGATGATAGCGGATCCTTTAGTTAAAGATGATAAGGAGAACATTGATAGGATAGATAAAATACTCGGTAAGTACTTATAAAAATATATATACTGAAAAGTGGTAATTTTTTCCGTGTATGGGGACTGGCTTACAGTAAGGGACGCGTTTAAGAACTTGTTAGGCTTTTCTGAAGAAGCAGTTAGCACATTCCTAGATTATGTGCAAAATGGAAAATTTATACCTTGTCTTTTCATAGGTTCCAAAGAGCACTGGATAGAGTCTATAAGATATTCTTTTGAGGGAGAAATAGGCTATACACTTTGGGGATCTGCAGATAAGTCATCAATTTCTGGTATTTTAAGCAGATATCAGATGGTATATTTAAATACTGATAAGAGCAGATATATTCCAGATAATAACAAAATTCTTATTGCAATGCTATATATGACAGGTTCTGGAATAATAGGATTCGGAGTAGTAACTGACGTGGAAATGGATGCTATTAGAAACTTTAAGGGATGGAAAGAAGTTTCTGGTAAATTCTGGGTACTCAGATTTAGAATAAAAGTCTTTTGGCTTCATGAGAGTATAAGGAAAAATAAGGACATAAATGCATGGACTGGAGAAAGCTATGAATTAAAAGGAACAAATTCGCAGGCAAATATGTGCTACAGCCAAGAGAATAACGATGCTATAAATAGCTTCAAGAGTTTTATTTTATCAAAGAAGGACGAGATCAAACCCACTCTTGACCTTTATCTAAGCTTGCTAGGCAGTAAACCTAAAGAAGTTGAGGAAAATAAAAAAGAAGTAATATGTAAGGGAGCAGGACAAATAAATGTGAATGACCTATATCTTCCCCCAAACGCTCTGGATTTAATTTTAAGTTCAGTAAAGAGAACTAACGTGCTTTTAGTAGGCCCTCCAGGTACTGGTAAGACAAGCTTGGCTGTAAGAGTAGCTAAGTCACTTACTGGGAATGACGAGTGTTACGAAGTCGCCACTGCGAATTCGTTATGGTTTAGGAGGAACTTAGTAGGTGGAGAAAGCATTAGAGGAGGGAGTGTAATATGGAAGAGCGGTCTCTTTATCCAAGCTTATGTAAATGCATATAAAGTGAAGGAGGGAAACTATTTCCTTATTATAGATGAAATAAATAGGGCTGATGTGGATAAAGCCTTCGGAGAGTTAATAACAATATTCTCAAGCCCTTCTCCAGATGAATGGTCAATTCCCAGATCACTTATAGACGAAATAAAAAGCTATGGAGATAATGTAGATAGTACTGCAAAGGAATTTCTCAGAATATATGAAGATCTGAAAAAGGAGAATAGGGAAAACGAGCCATTGAGAAAAATGCGAATTATCGCTACAATGAACCTGGTAGATGCTAGAAACCTCTTTTATATAGGAGATGCACTAGCTAGAAGATTTGTAATTATTAAATTTGATTATCCAGAGGGGACAGAAGATCTAGATAAACTCATTGACAGGTATAACCTCAGAGATGATGAAAAGAATGAGATAAGAAACTTAATAGGATGTCTAAGAGCCAAACTGAAAAAAGACGAAAAGGATGCGTTAGTGAAATTTAACGTATCTCCAGCAAGTATAAAGACAGCACTTGACATTTACTCTTCTTTAGAGAACAAGGGAATAGATAAGTTCATAGAAGTGCTCGAGTCAACCCTTGGTACTTTAGATCAAAAGAATATTAGTAGAGTTAAAAGTAAAATAGAAGAATGCAGAAAAGGCGAAAATCGTAAAATCTAACACTTTAATTCTTTTGAAGATTAAACAAATTAGACACAAAGATATTAATCTTTATTTCTTTTCTCACCTTCTCTTTTTATTAATCTTTAA
The sequence above is drawn from the Sulfurisphaera tokodaii str. 7 genome and encodes:
- a CDS encoding AAA family ATPase; the protein is MRIKVENFGPIQNAEFELGDTTIVIGPNASGKSFLSYLLYSLFSSGVNIDDVGSKVIDSNSKEFEIGSYIDVINEVLSNSIKRRLEEVFGVNVKKLISFGAKESRIELTNSLGTLYVTITDKFQVEMKVNRQISVNLIERTDSPHGSISIGVDRNDKIKGLKVYYGSALPFYDEETKKRSKTDLDRNLTWRIADVLLRLFFEVYHSTVILPTERNVVLSNLFSYLSQQRNLNKPIIKEFIDSLLSVINLMDLSEKRELNVSMGKINFMYKVGKPILIEVFDRGEEVPLSLLSSGYSQLIPIHLMAYLGEFMIIEEPELNLHAGAQIDIANYLSDLVMSGKKFFLTTHSDIFTIQIAVNYVKRLKGKTLKIYLLNEGKIEEIKYTEKGDVEEIPTISDAIRQQVKEIYGE
- a CDS encoding AAA family ATPase, whose product is MNDSDIITSFTYAMSSRGDELSAFLSILDSVVTLDDSKVTFKRKDPYNLEVHVNDDKVAEINVKTASLSMEGLSGPVLLPLVRIHKRVNKGYSPIYISTFFDNSGNPERIFSIAKRKNKEIKSKFEILQDEYGQFKLYYDSLPAYVMGRGILKREMIKFGLVASNLLLIDEIEDSLHPDLIMQILNDIKQSNTQTVFTTHVNEVIKMASKVFDENEITILYLTRRGYKTYKLSDVSEFEKPLSWLGYV
- a CDS encoding McrB family protein, with the translated sequence MYGDWLTVRDAFKNLLGFSEEAVSTFLDYVQNGKFIPCLFIGSKEHWIESIRYSFEGEIGYTLWGSADKSSISGILSRYQMVYLNTDKSRYIPDNNKILIAMLYMTGSGIIGFGVVTDVEMDAIRNFKGWKEVSGKFWVLRFRIKVFWLHESIRKNKDINAWTGESYELKGTNSQANMCYSQENNDAINSFKSFILSKKDEIKPTLDLYLSLLGSKPKEVEENKKEVICKGAGQINVNDLYLPPNALDLILSSVKRTNVLLVGPPGTGKTSLAVRVAKSLTGNDECYEVATANSLWFRRNLVGGESIRGGSVIWKSGLFIQAYVNAYKVKEGNYFLIIDEINRADVDKAFGELITIFSSPSPDEWSIPRSLIDEIKSYGDNVDSTAKEFLRIYEDLKKENRENEPLRKMRIIATMNLVDARNLFYIGDALARRFVIIKFDYPEGTEDLDKLIDRYNLRDDEKNEIRNLIGCLRAKLKKDEKDALVKFNVSPASIKTALDIYSSLENKGIDKFIEVLESTLGTLDQKNISRVKSKIEECRKGENRKI
- a CDS encoding DUF1028 domain-containing protein, whose translation is MTYSIVIYDPEEKAWGVGVASKFLAVGAFVPWLKPNVGAIATQALANLEYGKKGLELLEKYSAEEVLRKLTSEDPLREKRQLGIVDSKGNSSAFTGKECYPYAAHIVGNNFTVQGNILAGEEVLEAMAKEAEGKGKIYEKILRALKAGESKGGDRRGKQSAAIVIVRKEEKSNKEFDPFSVGKYLDIRVDDSPDPLKELERLLNLWAATFFDEEFVNVEDYKEEIEKALKRLGFKSLREWVELNNFEGKYTGDKIGKSVLKILLGEG
- the cyp119 gene encoding cytochrome P450 Cyp119, producing MYDWFKQMRKESPVYYDGKVWNLFKYEDCKMVLNDHKRFSSNLTGYNDKLEMLRSGKVFFDIPTRYTMLTSDPPLHDELRNLTADAFNPSNLPVDFVREVTVKLLSELDEEFDVIESFAIPLPILVISKMLGINPDVKKVKDWSDLVALRLGRADEIFSIGRKYLELISFSKKELDSRKGKEIVDLTGKIANSNLSELEKEGYFILLMIAGNETTTNLIGNAIEDFTLYNSWDYVREKGALKAVEEALRFSPPVMRTIRVTKEKVKIRDQVIDEGELVRVWIASANRDEEVFKDPDSFIPDRTPNPHLSFGSGIHLCLGAPLARLEARIALEEFAKKFRVKEIVKKEKIDNEVLNGYRKLVVRVERA
- a CDS encoding type II toxin-antitoxin system death-on-curing family toxin; translation: MENKLMQILEGLLNEFEKWRSRESDRVPTIIQIHDSITRNDPNTERGIVNLDTIGITIYSAIENLSLYHDISRSLAVLTYRLITSHPFVDANKRTAFVLLLDILYELFDKEIPQDLEEELIKTLAEVADNPPEEDEYAINKIRETIRQIIEG
- a CDS encoding DUF2813 domain-containing protein, encoding MIIGNVEIQGFRGLNVSTKLKRVNIVVGENGTGKLPFLKRYFYQLFSNRI
- a CDS encoding AAA family ATPase → MIRELSIQNFKSLENVKIELGKINVLVGPNGSGKTAIIESLLLIRNLVSKILGMSPFGLWWGYDNVVFSKDLGRNIVIEINSDEFYYLLEVHRERFVKEILMMKDLNLERSEDKVIINNEEYKGLNEEYSALNLVNLARLPRDKVMVLNSVYNFLTGIMVLRVDPYEAISPIHASEITAIDINGRGMVKVLHNLYSEGNLPGYIDEFLKEEGYSISFKLSDEGNVILYVNDHGVIVPPPSVPSGLIKMLTIMTALALKPKILAIDEVENSLHLKYIERLLDVFDYFSNDTQIILSTHSPAVIDLVKPSYLVLVSKEGLSTKVRRVNKKDEELKEFLVKNGITLSDAYFYGAI